One Gossypium hirsutum isolate 1008001.06 chromosome A11, Gossypium_hirsutum_v2.1, whole genome shotgun sequence genomic window carries:
- the LOC107912753 gene encoding uncharacterized protein, with translation MLTVAFLFEISFSVPPLSKFSGYLREKTRFQEMATLHKFKLLATQCAVAGSPGRSPTTSPAVHLRRRKTLRMLLNRSSATDRRRFHRRQTDSLDPPPSPPPQPNTSNADSKKNSNGKKSRRKLKELFVASPPFEERESDDKICEEVTEDLLPVTSSSSERFSDRRSGTLTPVTTSFRYRLLRRAWRPMLLTIPE, from the coding sequence ATGCTCACTGTTGCCTTTCTCTTTGAGATCTCATTCTCTGTCCCTCCTCTCTCTAAATTTTCTGGTTACTTGAGAGAGAAAACACGCTTCCAAGAAATGGCCACTCTGCACAAATTCAAGCTTCTGGCAACTCAGTGTGCCGTCGCCGGAAGCCCAGGTCGCAGTCCCACCACAAGCCCCGCCGTTCACCTCCGCCGTCGCAAAACACTCCGCATGCTTCTTAACCGCTCTTCTGCCACCGACCGTCGACGTTTTCATCGCCGCCAGACTGATAGCTTGGATCCTCCTCCTTCACCTCCGCCACAGCCAAACACCTCCAACGCCGACAGCAAGAAGAACTCCAACGGTAAAAAAAGCCGGCGAAAATTGAAGGAACTCTTCGTGGCATCGCCGCCGTTTGAAGAAAGAGAGAGTGATGATAAAATCTGCGAAGAAGTAACGGAAGATTTATTACCGGTTACCAGTAGTTCCAGTGAAAGGTTTTCAGATCGGAGATCTGGTACTTTGACGCCAGTGACGACGTCGTTTCGGTACAGGTTATTAAGGAGAGCTTGGCGACCGATGCTGCTTACTATTCCAGAGTAA
- the LOC107912754 gene encoding LEAF RUST 10 DISEASE-RESISTANCEUS RECEPTOR-LIKE PROTEIN KINASE-like 1.4 isoform X2, with protein sequence MSSHSLPISSLLALFFLFVLTRVPTILSVDDPRYSTCRETLTCGSVSNISYPFWGLNRLSYCGQPGFELRCENDVAEIMMNENTLRVLDIDPERQILKVAREDYWNGYCPTKFINTSINYDHFNYGSNLRNLTLFYGCNLPTTPTFTVFTNCSINNTLTDMSYATRNMLVDTRYSTCRGIVVVPVYEAAAKDLEVNPMTIQAALRGGFELQWKADNDECRRCRDSDGVCGYNQISNSFTCFCSDKPSETTCLPPTEDKKDGKVLKLGLALGAAGVIILIGIGTLCVRQHRRKKIVAQLISRDLPTSPSSKGPTTSTTNYSQSNSSYSTSKYDIERGSTYFGAHVFNYEELEEATDNFNPSKQLGEGGFGTVYYGVLRDGRVVAVKRLYENNFKRVDQYMNEIEILTPILHPNLVKLYGCTSRRSRELLLVYEYIPNGTVADHLHGKRSNSGLLTWHVRLRIAFETATALAFLHGKEVIHRDVKSNNILLDKNFHVKVADFGLSRLFPNDVTHVSTAPQGTPGYVDPEYHQCYHLTEKSDVYSFGVVLVELISAKKAVDISRHRHDINLANMAISRIQNQALHELVDPSLGFENDCVVKNTVTAVAGLAFRCLQQERDMRPSMEEVLEALKEIKDVRSGSDVVDIRPGTEVVDIKSEDVGLLKSIPPPFSPDYATDKWVSFSTITTA encoded by the exons ATGTCTTCGCATTCTCTTCCGATATCTTCCCTTCTGGCCCTTTTCTTTCTATTTGTCTTAACCAGAGTTCCAACGATTTTATCCGTCGACGATCCACGGTACTCGACCTGCAGGGAAACGCTAACATGCGGAAGCGTATCAAATATCAGTTACCCTTTCTGGGGATTGAACCGTCTGAGTTACTGTGGCCAACCAGGATTTGAGCTGAGATGCGAGAATGATGTGGCAGAAATCATGATGAATGAAAACACCTTACGAGTTCTTGACATAGACCCTGAACGGCAGATTCTTAAGGTAGCTAGGGAGGATTACTGGAATGGTTATTGTCCCACGAAATTTATCAACACCTCAATCAACTACGACCACTTCAATTACGGCTCAAACCTTAGGAACCTCACCCTATTCTACGGATGCAACCTGCCGACAACCCCGACATTTACTGTTTTTACTAACTGCAGCATAAATAATACACTTACGGATATGTCATATGCTACTAGAAACATGTTGGTTGATACTCGCTATAGCACATGCCGTGGAATTGTCGTAGTTCCGGTTTATGAAGCTGCAGCGAAGGATCTGGAGGTGAACCCTATGACTATACAGGCTGCTTTAAGAGGAGGTTTCGAATTGCAATGGAAAGCGGATAATGATGAGTGCAGAAGATGCAGAGATTCAGATGGGGTTTGCGGATATAATCAAATTTCAAATAGTTTCACTTGCTTTTGCAGCGATAAACCTAGTGAAACCACATGTTTACCACCAACTGAAG ATAAAAAGGATGGAAAGGTTCTCAAACTTGGACTAG CCCTCGGAGCAGCCGGTGTCATTATACTTATAGGAATCGGAACTTTATGTGTCCGGCAACATCGGCGAAAGAAAATTGTAGCCCAGCTTATTAGCAGAGACCTTCCAACATCTCCATCAAGCAAAGGGCCAACAACTTCCACAACTAATTACTCTCAAAGCAATTCATCCTATTCCACTTCAAAATATGACATTGAAAGGGGAAGCACTTACTTTGGAGCCCATGTTTTTAATTATGAAGAACTTGAGGAAGCCACTGACAATTTCAATCCTTCTAAACAACTTGGAGAAGGAGGATTCGGCACTGTTTATTATG GTGTACTCAGGGATGGGCGAGTGGTAGCGGTGAAGCGCTTATACGAGAACAATTTCAAGCGTGTCGATCAGTACATGAACGAGATCGAAATCCTCACTCCCATCCTTCATCCAAACCTCGTGAAGCTCTATGGATGTACCTCGAGACGTAGTCGAGAGCTTCTCCTTGTTTATGAGTACATTCCTAATGGAACCGTGGCTGATCATTTGCATGGAAAGCGATCCAACTCTGGTTTGCTTACCTGGCATGTTCGGTTGAGAATCGCCTTCGAGACAGCGACCGCATTGGCTTTCCTCCATGGAAAGGAAGTCATACACCGCGATGTTAAATCCAACAACATTCTCCTGGACAAGAATTTCCATGTAAAAGTGGCTGATTTTGGACTCTCACGACTTTTTCCTAATGATGTCACGCATGTCTCGACTGCTCCGCAAGGCACCCCGGGTTATGTCGACCCGGAGTATCACCAATGCTACCACCTCACTGAGAAAAGTGATGTTTACAGCTTCGGGGTCGTGTTGGTCGAGCTAATTTCGGCGAAGAAAGCAGTGGACATCAGCAGGCACCGACACGACATAAATTTGGCTAACATGGCAATCAGCAGAATCCAGAATCAAGCATTGCATGAACTGGTGGATCCATCTCTCGGGTTCGAGAATGATTGTGTGGTGAAAAACACTGTAACGGCGGTTGCAGGATTGGCGTTTCGGTGTTTGCAACAGGAGAGGGATATGAGACCTTCAATGGAAGAAGTGTTGGAGGCATTGAAAGAGATTAAGGATGTAAGATCGGGATCTGATGTGGTGGATATTAGACCGGGAACTGAAGTGGTGGATATTAAATCGGAGGATGTTGGACTACTGAAGAGCATTCCTCCTCCATTTTCTCCGGATTATGCCACAGATAAATGGGTTAGCTTCTCTACTATTACTACCGCCTAG
- the LOC107912754 gene encoding LEAF RUST 10 DISEASE-RESISTANCEUS RECEPTOR-LIKE PROTEIN KINASE-like 1.4 isoform X1 has product MPSKFWFIIIIISLVLILSPKPVFSNNYLSCSVRSSCGNISDIGYPFWGLNRPESCGYPGFKLSCSESELEITINSATYRVLAINKASQTLHVSRTDYSENLCPTHLINSTFESETSPFRQNGDSQDIRLYYGCQPLTAPQNLTSIPGISNRFECTINNTNIVGYYVTREFAGTVIGNFLRSCSNSVIIPVPNSQVPSLEEGRDADDLEEAAKIGFQLWWSADDALCNSCVNKGGQCGRNLVSSELKCYCSDGEVCSPDKKDGKVLKLGLALGAAGVIILIGIGTLCVRQHRRKKIVAQLISRDLPTSPSSKGPTTSTTNYSQSNSSYSTSKYDIERGSTYFGAHVFNYEELEEATDNFNPSKQLGEGGFGTVYYGVLRDGRVVAVKRLYENNFKRVDQYMNEIEILTPILHPNLVKLYGCTSRRSRELLLVYEYIPNGTVADHLHGKRSNSGLLTWHVRLRIAFETATALAFLHGKEVIHRDVKSNNILLDKNFHVKVADFGLSRLFPNDVTHVSTAPQGTPGYVDPEYHQCYHLTEKSDVYSFGVVLVELISAKKAVDISRHRHDINLANMAISRIQNQALHELVDPSLGFENDCVVKNTVTAVAGLAFRCLQQERDMRPSMEEVLEALKEIKDVRSGSDVVDIRPGTEVVDIKSEDVGLLKSIPPPFSPDYATDKWVSFSTITTA; this is encoded by the exons ATGCCATCCAAGTTTTGGTTCATCATAATCATCATAAGCTTGGTCCTGATTCTTTCTCCAAAACCAGTGTTTTCGAATAATTATTTGAGCTGCAGTGTTCGATCCAGTTGCGGAAATATTTCGGATATCGGTTACCCTTTCTGGGGATTGAATCGGCCGGAAAGTTGTGGATACCCTGGATTCAAGCTCAGCTGCAGTGAAAGTGAGCTAGAAATCACAATCAACTCTGCAACATACCGAGTTCTTGCAATAAACAAGGCATCACAAACCCTTCATGTCTCTAGAACCGATTACAGTGAGAATCTTTGTCCCACTCATCTCATCAACTCCACTTTTGAAAGTGAAACCAGTCCTTTTCGACAAAACGGGGATAGTCAGGATATAAGGCTGTATTATGGTTGTCAGCCTCTCACAGCTCCACAAAATCTCACATCAATTCCCGGGATTTCCAATCGATTCGAGTGCACAATAAACAATACAAATATCGTAGGTTATTATGTGACAAGGGAATTCGCGGGAACTGTCATCGGCAATTTCCTGAGATCTTGCAGTAACAGTGTGATTATTCCAGTCCCGAATTCTCAAGTTCCGTCACTGGAGGAAGGCCGGGATGCAGATGATTTGGAAGAAGCGGCTAAAATTGGGTTTCAGCTGTGGTGGTCTGCAGATGATGCCCTTTGTAATAGTTGTGTAAACAAAGGTGGGCAGTGCGGGCGTAACCTCGTCTCAAGTGAACTTAAATGTTACTGCTCAGATGGCGAAGTTTGTTCCCCAG ATAAAAAGGATGGAAAGGTTCTCAAACTTGGACTAG CCCTCGGAGCAGCCGGTGTCATTATACTTATAGGAATCGGAACTTTATGTGTCCGGCAACATCGGCGAAAGAAAATTGTAGCCCAGCTTATTAGCAGAGACCTTCCAACATCTCCATCAAGCAAAGGGCCAACAACTTCCACAACTAATTACTCTCAAAGCAATTCATCCTATTCCACTTCAAAATATGACATTGAAAGGGGAAGCACTTACTTTGGAGCCCATGTTTTTAATTATGAAGAACTTGAGGAAGCCACTGACAATTTCAATCCTTCTAAACAACTTGGAGAAGGAGGATTCGGCACTGTTTATTATG GTGTACTCAGGGATGGGCGAGTGGTAGCGGTGAAGCGCTTATACGAGAACAATTTCAAGCGTGTCGATCAGTACATGAACGAGATCGAAATCCTCACTCCCATCCTTCATCCAAACCTCGTGAAGCTCTATGGATGTACCTCGAGACGTAGTCGAGAGCTTCTCCTTGTTTATGAGTACATTCCTAATGGAACCGTGGCTGATCATTTGCATGGAAAGCGATCCAACTCTGGTTTGCTTACCTGGCATGTTCGGTTGAGAATCGCCTTCGAGACAGCGACCGCATTGGCTTTCCTCCATGGAAAGGAAGTCATACACCGCGATGTTAAATCCAACAACATTCTCCTGGACAAGAATTTCCATGTAAAAGTGGCTGATTTTGGACTCTCACGACTTTTTCCTAATGATGTCACGCATGTCTCGACTGCTCCGCAAGGCACCCCGGGTTATGTCGACCCGGAGTATCACCAATGCTACCACCTCACTGAGAAAAGTGATGTTTACAGCTTCGGGGTCGTGTTGGTCGAGCTAATTTCGGCGAAGAAAGCAGTGGACATCAGCAGGCACCGACACGACATAAATTTGGCTAACATGGCAATCAGCAGAATCCAGAATCAAGCATTGCATGAACTGGTGGATCCATCTCTCGGGTTCGAGAATGATTGTGTGGTGAAAAACACTGTAACGGCGGTTGCAGGATTGGCGTTTCGGTGTTTGCAACAGGAGAGGGATATGAGACCTTCAATGGAAGAAGTGTTGGAGGCATTGAAAGAGATTAAGGATGTAAGATCGGGATCTGATGTGGTGGATATTAGACCGGGAACTGAAGTGGTGGATATTAAATCGGAGGATGTTGGACTACTGAAGAGCATTCCTCCTCCATTTTCTCCGGATTATGCCACAGATAAATGGGTTAGCTTCTCTACTATTACTACCGCCTAG